ATCACCGTTCTACATTGGAGAATTTGCAAACACACCAGACACCCTCATATGCTTTCCATTATTGTTTCAGGCACGAAAAGTCAgacaacagcagaaaaaaagccCTAAAAGCCGACAGCTTCTCTCATCTCCTACAGCCTTTGCAAACCCCCTAGCCGTGCTCAATGCAACCTTAGCTCCTCTCGCTGTGAGCTGTATCGATTTCTAGTCTTAATGCTGCTGCGCTGTGCATGGAGGAAGGTGCTGTGGAGCGGGACTGACCTTTATCAAAGTATGCAGATGCTGGATGTGGGTGCAGGGGCAGGAAGGGCACCTCCACTGGCACCCTGGACTGTCACCCTGGCAGGCAGGGAATGAAATGAGAGCAGCGACCTGTATTGAACGCACCACTCTTTATCCCTCTTTCAAGTGCAAACCCACATCCAGCACTacatacaaacaaaatgaaCTATTGccaaaagcaaaagagagagggttGCTAAGGGCATGTATGTTGTTTAAGGATAATTCCTGATCATGATTTTTTCAAcctattttcctagtttttgccgtCACACCGAtcgattctgatcaaaatttcGTCAATTACTTCAAATGGAGCCACGTACCTCTAATACAATCCAATCCAAAGGGACCAAACTCAAACAGTCAAACCCTGAATGTGATTAAAACACGCGCtatcaacacaataacactcacactgcagttacacgtctttaaatagctgtgattAAACAATTATCACACAACATTTCAGTTAATAATATGTTATATATACTTTTTGgtgttgctcacacacttccttgctCACTTTGCTGGCTGCCGGCATCTtctgctgcattcaggtcataTTGGCAGAAGCGGATGAGTGGGATTTTGCTGCTTCAACTTTAAAGTGTTCACGTGTTTTTAGTCCTTGGAACGCCCACAAGGCTCAGGTTGAAAATAATAACATTTACCCTTTAACTGGAGCAGATTATAACTTATTTATCAAAACATCTTACCTGAATGCTACCTGATTTGACCCACTATCCCCCGTCATCACCCCTtcaagtacaaacacacatccagctTTACATTCCACCAAAATGAGCTAATGGGGTGGAAAGGGTGGAAAAAGACAGTGGCATTTGAAGGCATATAATCTGTTAATCAAAGCATGTTACAATGAAGTGAAACATCCTACTTTGAATGCTTTGAAGTACAAATTCGCATCCCAACAAAATGAATTAATATTAAAAAGACAGAAGGTGGTGGGTgtataagaaaaaaatcatttccaaaatgtacatcattcaatatctctaaaatatagagtaTCCAGTCTGTGAAACAGTCAACTGGGCACTTAAGTTACTTTCTCTCCTTTATAAGCACcataatttgtttgaattttgtactatcaatcattttgtaagagtctGCGTCattttttctatcttttttggAATTAAATCAACCGATTGTACAATGCACAGTTTATTTGTTAAAACATCCTAGCTAAACGCTTTGATTTGACCGACTGTCAAGTGGGTCAAACTGATGCACTTACCTCGGTCCTAACCCCATTAGGCTGCAGAcactgtcaaaagtttggggagcCAGAATATATGATCCCCAGTCAgatttacacacagacactcaggGGGAGTCTTGGAACTGGCGACACGCCCTACACTGAATTGTGTTATAAATAAGCTTTAACTTAATTGCATTCCCCCAACTGGGAGGAACAAACGCAGGGCCAGCATATTTATTGCCACTCCAACCTGTGtgtgagttagtgtgtgtgtgtgggtctgtgcaGTATTTGCAAGCAGGAGCCGAAGTGCAAAAGCTACAATAAGTTAGCTATgataagaggaagaagaagaagatgttcCCATGAATCTTGTAGTATGCTTCTGGATGTGTTAAaacctgtgcatgtgtgtgtgtgtttatgtgttcaaAAACTAATCACAGATGACGCCGGACGGAAAccgcaaggttttatgggtataaggagacagatgttaaCATGTGATATgcagcagttactcatgcttggaaagacTAGCATAAAGCAAGGGCAatccgcagtctggactgatgctcatattcagttatttcttcatgtgtgcttaactggtatgaacaccagagaaggtaaattatggcaaagagCTCAGACAAGtacatcatgcttagctaaaatTTCTAACCTGGCGGGATGAGGTTACCAAGCTTGTGAGTCCATgtcacttttgtttacaagcgcTTTTAATTGGGtggtgtgaacctaaacgaaccaaatacaaaaatgcaacaaagtaaaccgctttaccaaagaaaacaaactgtaagtGCGATTGCACCCTAAGGCGCCataaaatacaagaacacatcCCAATTTCTGAGACAACAGAAACTATAAGGCAATAGCGTGAATGAAACAACAAAAGTAAAAGCAGCGAACATGATTAGCGAAGCTTGTGATCCTCCTGGTTGCGGCTGTGACGGCTGGCGGCTGCTGCGGGGCGGTAAGGTAAACCTCATGGGTCTATTCCAGGACGTCTGGAATAGTGTTGGCAGGGGGAAAAGCTGCGCGGTCAGCGGGAGAAGGATAAGTGTGGACATGTGTTCTGTCACTCATGAAGCCAAGAGGGGTGACATGCGGGGGAGGGGAGAAAGTAAAGCCACGCCTCTTATTATGATCGAAATGTAACCCCTATAAATAACTCAATACCTGATGCTATTTATAAAAAATATGAGGCAGGTTTACAAGCACATGCGTCGAGAGTCATGCTCAAACAGGCGTGACCACAGTCAACAATTACTTTAGCTGATTCTGGTCCATCCGCTGCACACCACTCATTTGTTTATGAATCCATCAGCGCCTAGTTAAACATCCGTCTCTCCGGGGATGGAGCTTCTCCACCTAACAGCTGTGTTATCTTCACTCGGTCAAAGGAAACAGAAGCCTTCAACCTTTACCCATTTATTATTCTGGGCAGTGAATTCGCTCTTCCCAACCATCAGGCAAATTCTGTCTATACCGCTGCAAATGTGTCCATTTTAGCCTCACCTCTTAGGAGGCACTCTTTAACTTGAGAGTCACTTTATAGCTTTGACCGCCATAAAGTGTACATTTAAGAAACTCATGGTGCCTGGATGAGGTTCATATCCATTAGTTCGCAGCGGCAGCACTGCCACCAAAACTATTAAACTTCATCCTTCGTGCTGAGAACTATTGTCTGGCTAAGAATTGGAGTGATGTATTCCAGAGCCCCAGATTAGGACCATAATAAATTTCCACTCTGGTTGATAACAATAGGCCCAAAGTGTGTCAAAAGAGATTGAGAGTCAATGCCTCGTaaaacagggggagagagaaaggaagagcaagagagctGAAGCATAATGTGGCCTAATTGTCCTAAAGGACATCAAAAAGCCCCTTGCCCTTTAGACAGGGAGCAAGCTCCACTCTCATTTAGTCATAGCAATTAACACTGAATTAGCAGCAACAAAGAAAACTGTTTTAACCTCGTGCCAAATAGGGAATCCCTCTGTTTTTTCAACGACGACGCCTAATGGAAATAAACATAGCATTCCCATTGTCAATTTCCATACATGCCAGTGGTagaatatgaatgtgaaggcaatGGAGGCAAATAAATTCAGCATTTTCTCATGTCGCGAGCGTGAGAACGACCCTGAGGAGAGCTTTCAAGGCAGCGGAAGAAACATCATTGTAATTACGCCTTTAGTGAATATTCTACACATTCATCCCCTTTGTTTTGTGTATGGAAATGTTCTCATGAATCTTCTAGTATGCTTCTGGATGAAGCTGTCACTTCCACTgctcctctttgtcttttttatggATGCACGCAGATTCTAATTCATCACTATCCGACTGTAATTATGGAAATTTCTGGAGATTGTTGGGAGTTCTGTAACAGCAGTCTGCCATTCTACAAAACATCCAGAAGCCTctgaagggggagggagagacttTCACATGAATATTTGAGCGTGTTCATGCACATGAACAATTTGCCGTGTTTAACTGCTTAATTGAATTGTAGCATATATGTTTTTGTGTAATCATCTACGCACCAGTTATCATTACTCTACAAACATTAAATTCTGACTGTATATATGTAAACTGATAAGTATAGTTTAATATCCATAGCATGTCTTGCACCGTCCCTTTGCATTATATGTAAGatcatgttttctttgtagCCTGCGTGTCAGTATGGACTGTGAAACTCTGTAAGTTGTGAATATaactctgcaccaatgtcaccaagacattTATTACACTTAACAGATAAAGCCATGCTGATTCTGATTAGTTTCTTATCATGTTAATTCCTTTATCTGTGACtacacctctcctctcctctgcaatgTCAATGGAGTCACTGCAAATGGCAGGAGTTTACATTGACAGCTGTGTTAAAGCAACCATCTGATTTTGGCTCATGGTAaaagggtcagaggtcggggCACTCTGAACTTTGGCCCTGCCCTCAACCTCATCCACTCAACCTGACAATTCATCTACATGTAGTGCTTTAAATTACAACATAAATCTCTGCATGTCCTCAACTCATAACAGAAGTCTGATTCTAAAATGGACAGAACTGGATGAGAATCAGTTTGAAATGGTTTGAAGCAATAATTATTTGAACATACAAGTATGATTCTTCTTCCAGATCATGACTACTTATCAATTCAGTGTCTCCTCCTCACACCCGTAACTCCTCATGTCTGATTCTAAAAGAGACACAGCTGGATGAGAAGAGGGCAAAATCTATCTAgcgcttcctgttcttctgacATGTTCTGAAGTGATAACCATTTGACCATACAGTCTGATTCTTCTCCAGGATCGCTAGTATTTATCAATTCACATTGTGTCAAGTTGTGCACCCTCACACTGGAGTGGTGCTGCACTGTAAGAACATCTAACTCGCAGCACAATGCGCAGCACAATGAACCGATCGATAGACCAGCATTCCTTCACAATGCCGACAACATCACAGCAGCCGCCTAATAATAGTCTTTCGCCACatcaccctcccacccccccccactcaGCCTTCAGCCCGGGCCCAAAAAGCATCTCTCACACAAATCAAGCTAAACCCCCGGGGGCTCAGGAGGCCCCGAGAGCATGCTGATCACCCTGACACTCATCCCCCCCGCCGCCGATCCCCTGGGCTGCCTCAGTCCTCAGGAGCCCAAACCCTGGAGCTCAGACCCTGCCAGGCAGCCAATGCACCCTGACTGGGTcctcactggtgtgtgtgtgtgtgtgtgtgtgtgtgtgtgtgtgtgtgtgtggtggtggtgggggctgGGGTGTCAAAGAAGCATGTCACTTTGATTCAGTGCCTGCAGTCCAATGTGTGAGATGCAAGCTgtgaaataaacaaatcaatattTCTCAAGAGGCGCCGTTCTGTCCACATACTGGTATCCCGGAGCATTGCTGTACATGCATGGCAGAAAATGCTGTAGCATCATGCAGTACATGGGCCCCATTCTGTTCTAGTTGCACTACCTTGCTATTACTGCAACAATGCCAAACATGTCCACTCTGTTGTAGACCCAtgtgtttttgcagtgcagtactttacacacacagcacagcagacaAGGCTGCATAACATATGCTATTTGTGTCACCGCTTTTATACAAACTGCCTTAGATCCAAACTGTAAGCATTTTTAGCCTGGCTgcccccagtgggaatcaaacctccAGTCTCATCAGGGATCATGTCATGGTTTACCCACTGAGCTGGACAAAGACCACCATGTACTCATGACGGCATGAACCTGGGCCTAGCTCTTGACCTCTTTtgttacagtatgttatttcacccctctctctcttttatccttCCTGCTTCTCTACTGCATAGtatcaaataaagcagaaatgacaCAGAaacaatctttaaaaaaaaaaaaagagcaaaaatcCTGAGCaggacaaaacaaaagcaatagGGATTACAGAAGCAAGGGGAGGGTTACTTAAGGACTTCCTGTTTCCACAGTTGTGTGACGAATCCCAAAGTCGAATCCCTAttgcatgcaacacacacaggattGCTTTGAAAGTGCTCTGATGAGAGAAAAATCTCTTGACAGGGAAAACAAGGGGATATACAGAGTGCACGCTCAGATGTGGAATGCTGTATGCTGAACTATGTATAGAAAAAAGCTTTTAAAATTCACTGAGTGATGAGCACAAATAGCACGTGAATATGTTAACAAAGTATGTTGTTATTAAGTGATGTCAAGGGCCACAGAAGACAATTCATCATAAGCCTCAATGTACTGCAGATCAAAGGATTTTGTATCAAAAACTGACGCTGAATGAAGTGTGTACCTTCCAGACTACTAAATAGCGTTGGATCATTGTTAAGCAGGTTTAAAACTGTCAAATTgcaaatattaaaacaaaatacGCAAATCAGTGAGTCGCATAAACAAGCATCCACAGAAAATCAATCATTTATGACTCCTAAAAGcacttcattttcaatagcCTTGGGTGATTAAAAAACAGGCAAATACTGATGAACAAAATAAATGGCcagcacacacatttatacacactaAAAGAGCAATTCTGTCCCAACAACCAGCCCATTACCGTGAGAAAATTAAATTGGTTCTCTTACCAGGTCTCGTCGTTTTTGAACTCGAGCTCTCCGTAGGTGTCTTCAAagtcctcccctcctcctttggcGAGTCCCTCCACGGTGCGATAGGGCACGATGACCGTCCCCCTCGCGCCGGAAGTCCTCAGCACTTTCACTTCCATAATGCCTATGCTCTCGCTAACATGCACCGAGTCGCTCTCGAAGGTGAAGATGCCCGAATGGTCATCATCCAGAATGGTGACGGTGGCCACAGTGGGGAAGCCCAGCATGGCCTTTGGGTATGGGAGACTGTTGGGGGACAGCACCTCGTCCTCAGTCTCCAGGACGCGCAGATTACTGAGGCGCACAAAAAAGTGCTCATCCTCCTCAAAGATGTCGTCGTCTATGATGCCGATGCTAATTTCCTTGATCATCTCTCCTGGTTTGAAGACCACCGTGCCCTCTGTGAACTCGTAGTCGGCCCCAGCGTTGGCCGAGCCGTCCTCCGTCTTGTAATCCACGTAGATAGTCTTGTTGATGTCGCCGCCCTTCCTGGTGATGGTCAGAAGGGCAGCGCCACAGTTCTCGAGGCACTGGTAGACAGCGGGCTCAAAGGCGATTCGAGACACGTACTCCTCCGGCTCCTCCACATGCACCTCCTGCACACTGGCACTCCTCTTGGCCTGCTCTGCGACGTGTTTCTTCAGGATATTGCCCGCGCCCGTCATCATGCGCGTGGCCTGGATGCGGTAGAAGGCACGGCTCTTTTGCTGGTGCGAGAGAGCGTAGTAGTTGGCCATCTCAACCAGCTGATCCAACTCTTTCTCCGGGTGCTTCTGCTTCAGGTCTTTCAGGATGCGGATCATATCGCGCCGGGACTCATCCACCTCCTTGCCCTCAATCAAACCAATGAGATTGCTGGCTGCGCCTCCATCCACAAAGTGAGAGTTGACCATCTTGCCATCCATCTCAATTCCCTTGGAGCGGTCGGTCTCAGTCTCGATGATGACGCCCCGGTGTTTGTCGGTGCGATACTTCTTGTGCATGAACTTGTAGAAGAGCAGTCGTCGGTCTGCCACCCAGGCGAGGATTACGCATATGGGGAAGAAGGCCAACGTGAGTAGACCCTCCCAGATCTGGACCACGTTGGGAGAAAACACAGCCAGGATCATGTAGAGCCAGATGTAAGCGAAGATGCTCCAGCCTGCCGTTATGAAGAACACTCTGAGGTGTTTGACTTTGCGGACTTCTCCTTGGGGAATGACCGACACGCAGAGGCCGATGATGACAAACATATTGAAGGCTGCACTGCCAACGATTGTGGAGGGCCCAAGCTCACCGGATTTGAACTCATGTCCACAAACCTCAATGACAGAGAGCATGATCTCAGGGGCAGACGAGCCCAAGGCCATGAGGGTGAGGTTGGAGACCGTCTCGTTCCACACCCGGATAGTGGTGGTGGTCGTTTCCCCATTGGGCCTTTTGATGACAATCTCCTTCTCCTGGGAGGTGATGACCTCAATGGCCGCCATGAAGCGGTCGGCAATGATGGACACACCGAGAAACATGTAGATCAGGgccacaaaatacacaatgacCCGCGCGATCTTGTCTCCCATGGATGGATCCTCGGGATACCAGATGGGCAGGATGATCCCTGGCTGACACTTGGAGTTTCCCTCGCAGGTCCCATTGCTGGGGGTTACCAAAGGGCTCGGAGTGGTCCGGGCCTCTGCACAAAGGAAGGCTACAGCCACAGAGACCAGCCCCAACCAGAGGTAGGCGGACGACCCTGGCTTTACCGGCCTTGAGCCCTCCATGCACCCTCTTTCGTCTCAAGGGTCCTTACCACACTAACAGTCCCTCTGGGATCCAGCACTGGGCTGTGCTTTTTCTCCACCCACCACCTGAACACAACAGATAGAGACAACACAGGTTACAAGGATGATAATATGATTGTAAGTATTCATATTATACTTCTATTGCAAGAATCAATGAGTTTGCCTCATCTCTGTTTTGCATCTCTGAtgtcaaatgaataaatattagGAATTACAACTTCATATTAATAGATAATGCAACTATTACTTaatattttaacttatttattttacttattatgTGCATTACTTATTAGAAATGAGCGTTACGCATTCATttttaatcacacaataatttaataattaatgtaataacataaTAGAATGACTATCCAACCCAAGGCTATTaccaaatcattttaaatcccaAATTTAGTAGCAACTGCTTTATCATACAAGCCTGTAAGACTATGCATACATTTCacagggagaaacacacactgtgtctgCAGCAAGAAAGAAATTTCCTGAATTTATATGAGTGCAAGTATTCAAATTATCCTTCTATTATGAGAGACTTCAATGAGTTTCTGCCTCCTACTTTACAAACGGCATAATCATGAGACCTTTGTGTTATCTATGAGCGGCGGGCTGGAAAATACTTTCCCATGCTCAGAAATGCATGAGATTTTCAGGTCTGTAAACCACTATGTGAACAATGTAGATAACATTATTTTTTgcttaaaataaatacacagcttGTGGGCTCATTTCCAAACATAAAAGTTTATTTTCAGTTCAGATGCGGGATATGGCACCCAATAATGTGGATTTGAAACTACAGCGTGATTGTCTGAAATCTCAGGGGTAATACACAGCTCTGAACCAAACAGCTCGCTCAGCAGGCATGCAATGTTGCCAAACTAAGCACTGTCCAAAATGTCGCATTGgcaaaaaaacagcagagggGAGGCAGGAGACCGTCAAGAGGCAAACTCAAACAAAGGGTACAGATGCCCCGTCCAAATCCATTATATACTGAGCCCTAAATGCACACTTACCACTTCCGCAAGAGAGAGCAGTATTACAATAACAATGCAGACATTGTCCGAATTCATAAAAGCTTAGGCTAAGCATCTTACGCACCTCTTCAACTCTTATGTGATAGGACTTGACAATTCTTTTGATGGTAACAGTCGAGGCCAGAGGCAATGGGAACAGTGAGCACAGTTAACCACTCCAAACTTATAAGATGAGAGCCTTTATGAGAGCGAACACAAGGCATTTATTAAGACTGGCCCTCTCCTCACCGGTTCCTCTATGATTATTTA
The nucleotide sequence above comes from Centroberyx gerrardi isolate f3 chromosome 17, fCenGer3.hap1.cur.20231027, whole genome shotgun sequence. Encoded proteins:
- the slc8a3 gene encoding sodium/calcium exchanger 3 isoform X10, with translation MEGSRPVKPGSSAYLWLGLVSVAVAFLCAEARTTPSPLVTPSNGTCEGNSKCQPGIILPIWYPEDPSMGDKIARVIVYFVALIYMFLGVSIIADRFMAAIEVITSQEKEIVIKRPNGETTTTTIRVWNETVSNLTLMALGSSAPEIMLSVIEVCGHEFKSGELGPSTIVGSAAFNMFVIIGLCVSVIPQGEVRKVKHLRVFFITAGWSIFAYIWLYMILAVFSPNVVQIWEGLLTLAFFPICVILAWVADRRLLFYKFMHKKYRTDKHRGVIIETETDRSKGIEMDGKMVNSHFVDGGAASNLIGLIEGKEVDESRRDMIRILKDLKQKHPEKELDQLVEMANYYALSHQQKSRAFYRIQATRMMTGAGNILKKHVAEQAKRSASVQEVHVEEPEEYVSRIAFEPAVYQCLENCGAALLTITRKGGDINKTIYVDYKTEDGSANAGADYEFTEGTVVFKPGEMIKEISIGIIDDDIFEEDEHFFVRLSNLRVLETEDEVLSPNSLPYPKAMLGFPTVATVTILDDDHSGIFTFESDSVHVSESIGIMEVKVLRTSGARGTVIVPYRTVEGLAKGGGEDFEDTYGELEFKNDETCKIVSVKIIDDEEYEKNKNFFLELAEPRMVDMSLQKGGFTSTPEYVPDRKLSSDEEEAKRIAEMGKPVLGEHSKLEVIIEESYEFKSTVDKLIKKTNLALVVGTNSWRDQFMEAITVSAGSDEDEEDTGEERLPSCFDYVMHFLTVFWKVLFACVPPTDYLNGWACFIISIVIIGLLTAVIGDLASHFGCTIGLKDSVTAVVFVALGTSVPDTFASKVSAVQDTYADASIGNVTGSNAVNVFLGIGVAWSVAAIYWHMKGKPFVVEAGSLAFSVTLFTIFAFLAISVLLYRRRAHIGGELGGPRGHRLATTAFFFSLWFLYILFSSLEAYCHIEGF
- the slc8a3 gene encoding sodium/calcium exchanger 3 isoform X8 codes for the protein MEGSRPVKPGSSAYLWLGLVSVAVAFLCAEARTTPSPLVTPSNGTCEGNSKCQPGIILPIWYPEDPSMGDKIARVIVYFVALIYMFLGVSIIADRFMAAIEVITSQEKEIVIKRPNGETTTTTIRVWNETVSNLTLMALGSSAPEIMLSVIEVCGHEFKSGELGPSTIVGSAAFNMFVIIGLCVSVIPQGEVRKVKHLRVFFITAGWSIFAYIWLYMILAVFSPNVVQIWEGLLTLAFFPICVILAWVADRRLLFYKFMHKKYRTDKHRGVIIETETDRSKGIEMDGKMVNSHFVDGGAASNLIGLIEGKEVDESRRDMIRILKDLKQKHPEKELDQLVEMANYYALSHQQKSRAFYRIQATRMMTGAGNILKKHVAEQAKRSASVQEVHVEEPEEYVSRIAFEPAVYQCLENCGAALLTITRKGGDINKTIYVDYKTEDGSANAGADYEFTEGTVVFKPGEMIKEISIGIIDDDIFEEDEHFFVRLSNLRVLETEDEVLSPNSLPYPKAMLGFPTVATVTILDDDHSGIFTFESDSVHVSESIGIMEVKVLRTSGARGTVIVPYRTVEGLAKGGGEDFEDTYGELEFKNDETCKIVSVKIIDDEEYEKNKNFFLELAEPRMVDMSLQKALTICDEELEEQKLSSDEEEAKRIAEMGKPVLGEHSKLEVIIEESYEFKSTVDKLIKKTNLALVVGTNSWRDQFMEAITVSAGSDEDEEDTGEERLPSCFDYVMHFLTVFWKVLFACVPPTDYLNGWACFIISIVIIGLLTAVIGDLASHFGCTIGLKDSVTAVVFVALGTSVPDTFASKVSAVQDTYADASIGNVTGSNAVNVFLGIGVAWSVAAIYWHMKGKPFVVEAGSLAFSVTLFTIFAFLAISVLLYRRRAHIGGELGGPRGHRLATTAFFFSLWFLYILFSSLEAYCHIEGF
- the slc8a3 gene encoding sodium/calcium exchanger 3 isoform X9; the encoded protein is MEGSRPVKPGSSAYLWLGLVSVAVAFLCAEARTTPSPLVTPSNGTCEGNSKCQPGIILPIWYPEDPSMGDKIARVIVYFVALIYMFLGVSIIADRFMAAIEVITSQEKEIVIKRPNGETTTTTIRVWNETVSNLTLMALGSSAPEIMLSVIEVCGHEFKSGELGPSTIVGSAAFNMFVIIGLCVSVIPQGEVRKVKHLRVFFITAGWSIFAYIWLYMILAVFSPNVVQIWEGLLTLAFFPICVILAWVADRRLLFYKFMHKKYRTDKHRGVIIETETDRSKGIEMDGKMVNSHFVDGGAASNLIGLIEGKEVDESRRDMIRILKDLKQKHPEKELDQLVEMANYYALSHQQKSRAFYRIQATRMMTGAGNILKKHVAEQAKRSASVQEVHVEEPEEYVSRIAFEPAVYQCLENCGAALLTITRKGGDINKTIYVDYKTEDGSANAGADYEFTEGTVVFKPGEMIKEISIGIIDDDIFEEDEHFFVRLSNLRVLETEDEVLSPNSLPYPKAMLGFPTVATVTILDDDHSGIFTFESDSVHVSESIGIMEVKVLRTSGARGTVIVPYRTVEGLAKGGGEDFEDTYGELEFKNDETCKIVSVKIIDDEEYEKNKNFFLELAEPRMVDMSLQKVLLRSGKLSSDEEEAKRIAEMGKPVLGEHSKLEVIIEESYEFKSTVDKLIKKTNLALVVGTNSWRDQFMEAITVSAADEDEEDTGEERLPSCFDYVMHFLTVFWKVLFACVPPTDYLNGWACFIISIVIIGLLTAVIGDLASHFGCTIGLKDSVTAVVFVALGTSVPDTFASKVSAVQDTYADASIGNVTGSNAVNVFLGIGVAWSVAAIYWHMKGKPFVVEAGSLAFSVTLFTIFAFLAISVLLYRRRAHIGGELGGPRGHRLATTAFFFSLWFLYILFSSLEAYCHIEGF
- the slc8a3 gene encoding sodium/calcium exchanger 3 isoform X3, with protein sequence MEGSRPVKPGSSAYLWLGLVSVAVAFLCAEARTTPSPLVTPSNGTCEGNSKCQPGIILPIWYPEDPSMGDKIARVIVYFVALIYMFLGVSIIADRFMAAIEVITSQEKEIVIKRPNGETTTTTIRVWNETVSNLTLMALGSSAPEIMLSVIEVCGHEFKSGELGPSTIVGSAAFNMFVIIGLCVSVIPQGEVRKVKHLRVFFITAGWSIFAYIWLYMILAVFSPNVVQIWEGLLTLAFFPICVILAWVADRRLLFYKFMHKKYRTDKHRGVIIETETDRSKGIEMDGKMVNSHFVDGGAASNLIGLIEGKEVDESRRDMIRILKDLKQKHPEKELDQLVEMANYYALSHQQKSRAFYRIQATRMMTGAGNILKKHVAEQAKRSASVQEVHVEEPEEYVSRIAFEPAVYQCLENCGAALLTITRKGGDINKTIYVDYKTEDGSANAGADYEFTEGTVVFKPGEMIKEISIGIIDDDIFEEDEHFFVRLSNLRVLETEDEVLSPNSLPYPKAMLGFPTVATVTILDDDHSGIFTFESDSVHVSESIGIMEVKVLRTSGARGTVIVPYRTVEGLAKGGGEDFEDTYGELEFKNDETCKIVSVKIIDDEEYEKNKNFFLELAEPRMVDMSLQKDVPDRKLSSDEEEAKRIAEMGKPVLGEHSKLEVIIEESYEFKSTVDKLIKKTNLALVVGTNSWRDQFMEAITVSAADEDEEDTGEERLPSCFDYVMHFLTVFWKVLFACVPPTDYLNGWACFIISIVIIGLLTAVIGDLASHFGCTIGLKDSVTAVVFVALGTSVPDTFASKVSAVQDTYADASIGNVTGSNAVNVFLGIGVAWSVAAIYWHMKGKPFVVEAGSLAFSVTLFTIFAFLAISVLLYRRRAHIGGELGGPRGHRLATTAFFFSLWFLYILFSSLEAYCHIEGF
- the slc8a3 gene encoding sodium/calcium exchanger 3 isoform X7, which gives rise to MEGSRPVKPGSSAYLWLGLVSVAVAFLCAEARTTPSPLVTPSNGTCEGNSKCQPGIILPIWYPEDPSMGDKIARVIVYFVALIYMFLGVSIIADRFMAAIEVITSQEKEIVIKRPNGETTTTTIRVWNETVSNLTLMALGSSAPEIMLSVIEVCGHEFKSGELGPSTIVGSAAFNMFVIIGLCVSVIPQGEVRKVKHLRVFFITAGWSIFAYIWLYMILAVFSPNVVQIWEGLLTLAFFPICVILAWVADRRLLFYKFMHKKYRTDKHRGVIIETETDRSKGIEMDGKMVNSHFVDGGAASNLIGLIEGKEVDESRRDMIRILKDLKQKHPEKELDQLVEMANYYALSHQQKSRAFYRIQATRMMTGAGNILKKHVAEQAKRSASVQEVHVEEPEEYVSRIAFEPAVYQCLENCGAALLTITRKGGDINKTIYVDYKTEDGSANAGADYEFTEGTVVFKPGEMIKEISIGIIDDDIFEEDEHFFVRLSNLRVLETEDEVLSPNSLPYPKAMLGFPTVATVTILDDDHSGIFTFESDSVHVSESIGIMEVKVLRTSGARGTVIVPYRTVEGLAKGGGEDFEDTYGELEFKNDETCKIVSVKIIDDEEYEKNKNFFLELAEPRMVDMSLQKGNGNKRLPKLSSDEEEAKRIAEMGKPVLGEHSKLEVIIEESYEFKSTVDKLIKKTNLALVVGTNSWRDQFMEAITVSAADEDEEDTGEERLPSCFDYVMHFLTVFWKVLFACVPPTDYLNGWACFIISIVIIGLLTAVIGDLASHFGCTIGLKDSVTAVVFVALGTSVPDTFASKVSAVQDTYADASIGNVTGSNAVNVFLGIGVAWSVAAIYWHMKGKPFVVEAGSLAFSVTLFTIFAFLAISVLLYRRRAHIGGELGGPRGHRLATTAFFFSLWFLYILFSSLEAYCHIEGF